GGGCCAAGTGCAGGCCCGTGGCCGAGGCCATCGGGGCAAAAAAGGATGACAATGTGGTGAAGATCGTGGAGCTAAATATGGAGGCTGGTCCATGTCATTGAAGGTCAGGCAGGCGGTCATCATGGCAGGAGGGGAGGGCACCAGGTTGAGACCGCTCACCAACACAAGGCCCAAGCCCCTGCTTCCAGTCCTAGGAAGGCCATGTATCGAGTACACCATAAGGTCCATGGTAAATGCGGGCGTAGAGGAGGTGTTCCTTGCCCTTGGTTATAGGGCCAATGATATCGTCGCGGCCCTCGGTGATGGTGAGGAACTGGGGGCGAAGATAAGATATAGCTTTGAGGAGGAGCCTATGGGCACGGCCGGGGCGGTCAAGCTGCTTGAGGACAGGCTCGATGATGTATTCATGGTCGGGAGCGGTGACACTCTGACAGACGCAGACCTCAGCTCTCTGGTGGCCATGCATTTTAATAGATCTGCGATGGCGACAATGGGACTGACCGAGGTCGAAAGACCGGAACAGTTCGGAATCGTCGGAATATCGTCAGATGGCAGGGTCCAGAGGTTCAAGGAGAAGCCGAGGCCCGAGGAGGTCTTCTCTAACGTCATCAACTCCGGCACCTATGTACTGAGCAAGAAGATCCTTGAGCTTGTGCCAGAAGGCCGAAAGTATGACTTCTCGAAGGACCTGTTCCCCGATGTCCTCGCAAGGGGCTTGCCCCTATATGCAACGAGGCTTGAAGGATATTGGAAGGATATTGGAAGGCCCCACGACCTCCTCGAGGCGAACCTGAAGATGGCAGAGATGCAGGGCGAGCCGACCTTCATACCTGGCCTGACAACGGAGGGCCCCATCGTCGCCAGGGACGCCTCGGGCGAAGGGGGCATGGTGGTCGGTCCGTCCTTCTTGGATGATGGGTCTTGGATAGGGAAAGGTGCGACGGTCGCCTCTTCTTGTCTTGGCAAAGGCGTCTTGATCGAGGGGGCAGCGGTCGTCAGGTCCTCCCTGTTATTGGATGGCTGCATCGTCTCCGAAGCCGCATCAGTGACAGACTGTGTGATAGGAAAGAACTGTGTGATAGGAAAAGGGGTTTCCTTGTCAAACTCGGTCCTCGGAGATGATGTGGTCATCGAAGGGCCACAGAAGCTCGAAGGGGTGACCAGACAGACCGAGGATCCGCAACGCTCTTGTTAAATAATGCTTGGCCATACGAGGGGCGTTGAAGCTGAGGGACATAGGCACCGAGGTGCCATTGCTGGCCGCGGGAGTGATCTGGGGCTCGTCATTCGTCAGTGGGAAGATCGGGGTCGAGCATATGGACCCCGTTCTTTTCTCACTGTTAAGATATCTTTTCGCTTCTCTTTCCGTCTTACCGATCCTTCTGTTGTTCAAGGAATTTGATAGGACGGTGATGAGCTCTCCAGCGGTCATTGGGATCAGCATACTGAACGCGATCGCGATCAACATGCAGAACATAGGGATGACAATGACCACGGCCACGAACGCCGTTCTCCTGATAGACATAAATGTGGTGTTCATCGCCGTCCTTTCGGTCTTCGTCCTCAAGGAGAAGATGAGCAGGAGGTTGGTGATCGGCCTGATGCTCGGGCTCATAGGGGTGTTCATCACCTCGACGGATGGGGACATCTCCTCCATCGGGGGAGGGACGTTGCAGGGAAACCTTCTCGCTTTCTTTGCTGGCATAATATGGGCATTCTATGTGGTGTATCTCGCAAAGACATTGAGGTCCGGGACGGCCCTGGTGTCTGCCACGATGGCCATCATCATTTGGACCACGCTCGTCCAGGCCCCGCTAACCCTTCTTTACGCCCCTGATATGAACGTGGACAGCACTGGTTGGGCCATGGCGATCTACACGGGGGTCATCTGCACGACGATAGCTTTCACACTGTACAGCTATGGTCTCCGGGCGCTCGGCGCCACCACATCTTCGGTCATATTGCTCATAGAGATCGTTTTCGGGATGGTGTTCGCGGTATTACTGCTCGATGAGACGCCCACGGCCGGTACCGCGATCGGTGGTCTGTTCATCCTCCTTGCGGTGATCACGATCTCCTTCAAAAGAAAGAAGGAAAAAGAGGATGCCACGAAGCGGGATCAGGAGTAGTCGAGTATCTCCTTCGCCTGCTCTACCTTGTCAACCGTCATGGCGACCTCTTCAACCGGTAGCCTCGCACCAAGGATGAACATGGATTCGATGTTTACCCCGCCCCTCTCGAGCTTCTTTGTTATCTTATGGAGCTCACCTGGCTTATCCAGGACCGCCATGACGATGATGTCCTTCTCGATGAACTCTATCCCGGCCGCCTTCAGCGCAGACCTGGCGGTCGCATCATCATCGGTGATTATATGGATCACTGGTTTGCCATGGCCAAGGTCCGTTGCTATGCCTCTTATGTTGACGGCCTTCTTCGCCATGATCTCCGTGATCCTCGCGATCTCCCCTGGCTTGTCCTGTGCAAAAACATCAAACTGCTTTAGGGTCATCGGATCCTCCAAGCACTGATTATTGTTGGACCTAACACTTATAACTAACCCAAACCTCTAAGGAAATGGACAAGATTGTACGGGAGGGAAATACGGAATCCGCATCCGTGAAACGATCATTTCTTAAGAGAGACCACCAAGGAATCCCAAACGAACCCTATTCCAAATCCCAGGAACAAGGAGAACATCTGGACCTGTGAGATGTCTGAGAATAAGGTATAAAAAACATATAGGCTGGCCAGATAGCCTGTGAAGCCTGAGAAAACCAATTTGGCCCCTCTTACGATCCCATGCCTGCTCCCGCTCATGAAAAGCAACTTGTTGGCAACGACAAGATACCCTATCGCAAGCAGCATCGCCACCACGATGGAGTATGTTAGCTCGTTCGTAAGGAAAGTACCTGTCATCTGGAAGACGCCGAACGTGAACACAAGACCTAACAGCAGCGCCGCGATATACCTGCCGAAAACATTCATCAAAAAGAAGGAGGTGGTGATGGCCAACGCTTTTCCACCGATACCGCATTGTCGCATTATGGACAGTATGATGGTGGAGCTAAGCTTCGACTGTCCGCTCCTCCTCGAATCGAATTTGAACTCGACCTCGGCGATCTTTGAGCCCTTAGGTACGAACCTTAGGAGATCGAACAGGCCTTTGAACCCTTTCATCTCGAACTTGTCGCCCTTAGTCTCTATGACACGCTTGCACAGCTCCGTCCTTCCACCGAAGAAGCCGCTCATGGTGTCCACTGAGGTGGGCTGACCTTTGAACCTTAGGTAGGTCCTTGCCATCGTGTCCGCCCCCCAGGATGCTAACCTCCTCATCGATGATAGCTTTCCCCGGTCCTCCCTGACACCTATGACCAGGTCATTGCCGTTCTGTAGCTCTTGTACAAGCCTGCCTACCGATTCTGGTGGATGCTGGAAGTCAGCGTCCATGACAACGAAGAACTCGGTCTTGGTCGCCATGATGCCATCCATGATGGACGCGGTCAACCCCTTCTTATCAGGATCCCGTTCTATGACAATGATATCATGACGCATTCCGAACTCTCGGGCCTTCTGGACAGTACCGTCCTTGGAATTATCATCGACCACGATAATGGATGCCTTTGGGTAAAGACCCACCAGTGCTTCCAACATAGGAACAATATTGTCCACTTCGTTCAAGGTCGGCAAGATGACCGTGAACGGATTTTCTGAGGCCCATCCGGTTTCCATGTCCCTAGGTCAAGAATTTGCCAAACTATTTATAGCTTTGTCGAAAGGCTGACCATTCAGGACGCCCTCATCATTTGATCCAATTATCTGGTCACATCTGTTCTTGCTTCCGGTCCTGCAAAGAATATAATCCCATCGTGTCATTTGCATAAGGTCTGAACATGAAGGTGTCCGTGGGGATATGCGCCTATAATGAGGCCAGGAACATTGCCAGGTCCATCAGGTCGGTCCTTGGCCAGAACCTTGAGGGAGCAGAACTCATTGAGGTGTTGGTGATCTCGAGCGGAAGCACAGACGGCACTGACGAGATCGTACAACAGATCTCGAAAGAAGATGTCCGGGTGAGGTTGATAAGACAGGAAAGGCGAGAGGGAAAGAACTCGGCCGTCAATGAGTTCATGAGGTCGGCGAAGGGGGATATCTTGGCGCTCGTAAATGCGGATAATATCGTCGAAGAAGGGTCTCTCGATGCGCTGGTCAGACCATTCTCAGATCCAAGCGTAGGGGTCGCAGGGGGGCATCCCATTCCAGTGAACCCAAAGAAAAAGGTGGTAGGGTTCGCCGTTCACATGCTGTGGGACATGCACCATAGGCTCTCCCTGATCTACCCGAAGGTCGGAGAGATGATGGCATTCAGGAATCTGCGTATCCAGATACCAACTGGCATGCAGTCTGATGAAGACCTTATCAGGATGGAGCTAGAGAAGAGAGGGCTCAGGACGGTATATGTCGCGGAGGCCACGGTGATAAATAAAGGCCCTGAGACGGTCCATGATTACCTCAAGCAGCGGACCCGCGTCAACATCGGCGAGAGATATATGAAAAAATGGTACGACTATGACATTCCAACGTGGAACAAGAACTTTCTTTTTTCCGCTATCCAGGGGTTCATCAGGGAGAATCGGAAAGATGTGTGGAAAATGTTCTTTGCAATAGGTCTGGAGCTTTTCGCGAGATATTTTGCGTCCCTCCATGTCGCGCTCGACCGTGGGGACAGACCCGTATGGAACATGGTCGAGACGACGAAACAGGTAGAGAGGTAAGCTCTAATCCTGACCATCAAGGATCTCATCGACCGCCTTCGAGAAACCGTCAGGGCCGTCAACTTTCAGACTTCGGATGTTGAACCTCCTTCCCAGCTCCACATCATGCTCACTATCACCAATGATGAATGATCTCGAAAGATCGATCTGGAAATCATCGATGGCCCGCTCGATCATCCCCGTGGCCGGTTTGCGACAGCCACATCCCTGGTCCGGATGGTGTGGACAATAGTATATCCCATCAAATCTTCCACCGTCCTTGCCCACCTCCTCTACCAGGCGGTCGTGTATCTTATTCAAAGTCTCCTCTGTGAAATATCCTCTTGCGACCCCGGACTGGTTCGTGACCATGATGACCAGATATCCCGCATCGTTCAGGCGTTTTATCGCCTTTCCCACACCCGGAAATAGAACAAGGTCCTCAGGCCTGCTGCAATAGGGGACGTCCTTCACGATAGTATCGTCCCTGTCAATGAACACCGCGCCTCTCGCGAACATCCTTTTTTCGACGAGCCCACATATGATGTGACCAGCGACCATATATCCCTCTTGTATCCTCGGGGTCCTCTTCGAAGGTATCTTCAATGCGATGTCCACCATGTCTCCTATGGTCCCACCCGATCCAGTGAACGCGATCGTCGTGGCCCCCAGCTCCTTTGCCTTCTTCAACGCCTTGATGACGTTCTTTGAGCTCCCAGAGGTACTGATGCCGATGACAACATCACCGCCCTGGACCAACCCTTCAACGTTCCTCACGAACACCTCCTCGAAGTTGTAGTCGTTCCCGATCGCGGTTATAGCTGAAAGGTTGGTGAACGCCATGGCCCTCAGCGGAGGCCGGTCCATTGAGTACTTGCCAGTGAGCTCGGCCGCTAGGTGTTGGGCATCTGCTGCGCTTCCACCGTTACCAAAGAAGAACACCGTTTTCCCGGACCTCAAGGAGGCGACGATCGCATCGACTATCTCTAGGACCTTTTGAACTTCTATCGAAGAGATGACCGATGCAGACTCCTCCAGCTCTCTTGATATCTCACGGCTCATCTCATGAACCTCCAGGTCTGAAGCCCATGCTTATCGAAGTTGAAGTGCGTCATCTCGACACCGAGCTTTGCCAGCTCTTTAGCGACGACGTGCTTTCTCTCATAGTCGCAGATAAAGAACATGAAACCACCGCCGCCCGCCCCTGAGATCTTTCCTCCAAGGGCACCGTTTGCCATGGCGGTCGAGTATATCGCATCTACCCTATCGTTGGTGATCTTCTTTGTGAACCTTTTTTTCTGCTCCCAGGACTCGTTAAGAAGCACGCCTATCCTTTTGATGTCCCCCACCATCAGAGCATCCTTCGTCTCCTTGGCCAGCTTTTTTGCGTTATCGAGGGCCTGGACCACATCCTCTTTTTTATCTATGTAGCCCTTTGTCTGCTCGTCGATGATATTGGCCGAGTCCCTGGTCTTCCCCGTATAGCACAATAGCAAAAGATAATGAAGCTCGTTCAAAACGTCCCCCTTTATCCTGAGAGGCGTGACTATGGTATCGTTCCCTTTGAACTCGATATAGTTGAAACCTCCAAAGACCGCCGCATATTGGTCCTGACGACCTCCCTTGAAACCCAGCTCCTCCCGCTCCAATGAATAGGCCAGCTTGGCCATCTCATACTGCGACATCGGCTCGTTCATCCATTCAGTGATCGCGCCCAATATGGACACTATCACCGTGGAAGAGCCCCCCAGGCCGCTTCCAGGTGGGGCATCGCAATGTAAAAACATATCGAAACCCTGCTTGACGTCAAAATGGTTCAAGACGGCCTTGATGAGGTCCAGATTCCCGTCATAAGTGAACAGGCCATTGGCCGTCCATCTCTCCTCTCGCCCATAGTCAAGCGATCTGATGGAGATCTGCCTGTCATTCCTTGGAACGATGCTGCAATATGCATACATGTCAATGGTGGCAGATAGCACGGCCCCGCCCCTCTCATCACAATATGGCGAAACATCTGTTCCTCCCCCAGCAAAACTGATCCTGAGCGGTGCCTTGCTCCTTATCAGGACTCCTTTATCTGACATCTAGACCACCCTATCGCCTACGGTGGATTTATGAGATTCCCTGACCAGGTTAAAAAAGGCAAGGTTGGATAGGATCCTTAATGGCGTCTGATCAACACATACCCTGCAAGCGAAAGGACCGCAATGGCCCCGATCAACGCCATCCCCCATTCCAACATCCCATGCTCATCTTCCTTAACATATGATGGAACGATCGATATATCATGGGATGAGAAGGAAGGAATGTAGATCAATATCTGGACCACACCATCAGCGTCCGCAAGTGCAGACACGGCATCGTCCTCGGATGCTATTGCAGAAGGGACCACTCCATCGATCGCGACTACCTCGACGTCACTACCATCAACCTTTACTGAGATGTCACCGGTTCCAGAAACAATCTTTTTATCCATATTGACCAGGATGACCCTTCCGCTATGCACGTCCGATGAGACCTCGATCACGACCTTCTCATGCTCGGCCTCTTCGACCTTCACCCTTATTGACGCGTCATAGTTCAGATCCTCATAATCGACACCATCCTCATCAGAGGATATAGAGAGTTCAGCTCCAAGGACCCCGCCCATCAGTCCTTGGAACACAGCATTCTCCATTTCTCCATTCCTCTCCCCTATCATCGGATGGAACCTGATCATCAGGTTGTCGTTGGGGGCGGCGGTCATATTGATATACACACCTTGATCGGTATCCTCAATGTCCACGCTCCCATTTTGATTGATAATTGACCCTCTTATCCCAATCCCAGTGATCAGTATTATTGTCTGGTTACCTTCGTTATCGATTTTGGAAGCGTTTATCCCTTCAGCCAAGAGAATTTTGATCCTCCTCTCTTCTCCTTGGTTTTTTATTTGTACCATCCCAGTGGGGTTATCGTGCATCTTGATCGATAACGCAGCTTTTCCTATTTTTAGAATTGAACCGGTAACCTTGACATCGTTCTTATTGAGCTCATAACCTTCAATGGCCAAAAAATCAAAAAGCTGTATCATCTCAACGTTCGACCTCAACTTAAAATCAGAGATGTTGACATTTTCCTCATCTATCATGAAGGTGACAAACTTCCCTGAAGCAACCCCGTCGTTCAGGTTGAATTTTCCAAAAAGGCCAAGCGCGATGGCTCTCTCGTTCTCCTCTGGATCATCATCTTGAGAATCAATATCCTTTGTGGTTGGTTCTGCGGACATAAAACTTGGCAAGCAACACAATATCAAAGAGGCGCACAAAAGCCATGCTATCGATTTTGGACCGATTCTCAAATTCACCACGTCTTTCATATATCTGTAAAAGTTTGAAGCAATTTTCGGTTCAATCATCGAAGTGATCCTACATCGCTAAGGTTAGTTCATCGGATCATTTACCGACGATCATTGCACATCCTTTAAATGTTCATAGTACAAATTGTTCATCATGTCCCCATTAGAACTGTTCCTGGGAATGGTGTTCGCAGGGATGTCCCTGATGGTCTTATCGATATCGCTCATGGCATTAAGGAGACATAAGGAAATTAAAATGTATCTTGTGTCGCTCGCCTTCGTCCTCTACTCGCTCATGGCGGTATTGAACCTTTTGGCCGACGTCATTGAATG
This genomic window from Methanomassiliicoccales archaeon contains:
- a CDS encoding HAD family hydrolase; amino-acid sequence: MFARGAVFIDRDDTIVKDVPYCSRPEDLVLFPGVGKAIKRLNDAGYLVIMVTNQSGVARGYFTEETLNKIHDRLVEEVGKDGGRFDGIYYCPHHPDQGCGCRKPATGMIERAIDDFQIDLSRSFIIGDSEHDVELGRRFNIRSLKVDGPDGFSKAVDEILDGQD
- a CDS encoding EamA family transporter — translated: MKLRDIGTEVPLLAAGVIWGSSFVSGKIGVEHMDPVLFSLLRYLFASLSVLPILLLFKEFDRTVMSSPAVIGISILNAIAINMQNIGMTMTTATNAVLLIDINVVFIAVLSVFVLKEKMSRRLVIGLMLGLIGVFITSTDGDISSIGGGTLQGNLLAFFAGIIWAFYVVYLAKTLRSGTALVSATMAIIIWTTLVQAPLTLLYAPDMNVDSTGWAMAIYTGVICTTIAFTLYSYGLRALGATTSSVILLIEIVFGMVFAVLLLDETPTAGTAIGGLFILLAVITISFKRKKEKEDATKRDQE
- a CDS encoding NDP-sugar synthase gives rise to the protein MSLKVRQAVIMAGGEGTRLRPLTNTRPKPLLPVLGRPCIEYTIRSMVNAGVEEVFLALGYRANDIVAALGDGEELGAKIRYSFEEEPMGTAGAVKLLEDRLDDVFMVGSGDTLTDADLSSLVAMHFNRSAMATMGLTEVERPEQFGIVGISSDGRVQRFKEKPRPEEVFSNVINSGTYVLSKKILELVPEGRKYDFSKDLFPDVLARGLPLYATRLEGYWKDIGRPHDLLEANLKMAEMQGEPTFIPGLTTEGPIVARDASGEGGMVVGPSFLDDGSWIGKGATVASSCLGKGVLIEGAAVVRSSLLLDGCIVSEAASVTDCVIGKNCVIGKGVSLSNSVLGDDVVIEGPQKLEGVTRQTEDPQRSC
- a CDS encoding glycosyltransferase encodes the protein METGWASENPFTVILPTLNEVDNIVPMLEALVGLYPKASIIVVDDNSKDGTVQKAREFGMRHDIIVIERDPDKKGLTASIMDGIMATKTEFFVVMDADFQHPPESVGRLVQELQNGNDLVIGVREDRGKLSSMRRLASWGADTMARTYLRFKGQPTSVDTMSGFFGGRTELCKRVIETKGDKFEMKGFKGLFDLLRFVPKGSKIAEVEFKFDSRRSGQSKLSSTIILSIMRQCGIGGKALAITTSFFLMNVFGRYIAALLLGLVFTFGVFQMTGTFLTNELTYSIVVAMLLAIGYLVVANKLLFMSGSRHGIVRGAKLVFSGFTGYLASLYVFYTLFSDISQVQMFSLFLGFGIGFVWDSLVVSLKK
- a CDS encoding glycosyltransferase, which codes for MKVSVGICAYNEARNIARSIRSVLGQNLEGAELIEVLVISSGSTDGTDEIVQQISKEDVRVRLIRQERREGKNSAVNEFMRSAKGDILALVNADNIVEEGSLDALVRPFSDPSVGVAGGHPIPVNPKKKVVGFAVHMLWDMHHRLSLIYPKVGEMMAFRNLRIQIPTGMQSDEDLIRMELEKRGLRTVYVAEATVINKGPETVHDYLKQRTRVNIGERYMKKWYDYDIPTWNKNFLFSAIQGFIRENRKDVWKMFFAIGLELFARYFASLHVALDRGDRPVWNMVETTKQVER